The uncultured Bacteroides sp. genomic sequence CAAAAGGACATAAATTTGAATTTCCGGTATTCTGGGGAGCTGACCTTGCCTCTGAGCACGAACGCTATCTTGTGGAAGACCATTTCAAGCGTCCTGTTATCCTTACTGATTATCCGAAAGAAATCAAATCATTCTATATGAAACAGAATGAAGATGGAAAAACAGTTCGTGCAATGGATGTTCTTTTCCCAAAAATCGGAGAGATTATCGGTGGTTCTCAACGTGAAGAAGATTTTGAAAAGCTTTCTAAGAGAGCTGAAGAAATGGGCGTACCTACCAAGGATATCTGGTGGTATCTGGATACCCGTCGTTTTGGAACAGCTCCTCACTCTGGTTTTGGATTGGGTTTTGAACGCTTATTGCTTTTTGTAACCGGTATGACAAATATCCGCGATGTGATTCCTTTCCCAAGAACACCTCGTAATGCGGAATTCTAATATTGCATTAATAATGCTTTGATATATAAAGGATGGTAAGTTATAAGTTTGCCATCCTTTTTTTTGTTCTGAGTTACTTCAACTTATTCTGTATTTGGAGAATGTTCAGCTTTTCATTTTCTTTATGCATAAATTTTAGCTATCTGAAAGAGGAGAATCTCTAAAGAAAATATTCTTGATCTGCACAATACCGAACGGTGACCTGTGCAACTCAAAATAATAATTCCGAGTGGAATTAAAAGGGGCTTGTGTTTTCTTGTAAAGTGGTGAAATATAAAAAATAAGGGAAATAGTTTGCCAATTCAAAGAAAAGCAGTACTTTTGCAAGCCGATTATTATCTAAAAGGATAAAAGATTAATTCATAGCTAATTAAAGGTTCCTTTGTCCGGGGAACTCATAATCAGCATGAATGTTTATGTTTATTAGTAGTTAACAATTTAAAAACAATTAAGCAGTGGATACTTTAAGTTATAAGACCATTTCTGCAAACAAAGCAACCGCAACAAAAGAATGGGTCGTAGTTGATGCGACAGACCAAGTGTTGGGGCGCTTAGGAGCAAAGGTTGCCAAGCTGTTGAGAGGAAAGTACAAACCAAACTTTACTCCTCACGTAGACTGTGGTGACAACGTAATTATTATCAATGCCGATAAGGTAAAGTTGACAGGTAACAAATGGAATGACAGAATTTATTTGTCATATACAGGATATCCTGGAGGTCAGAGAGCTATTACTCCTGCACGTTTACAAGCAAGACCTAACGGTGACGACAAGTTATTGAGAAAAGTAGTAAAGGGTATGCTTCCTAAAAATAAATTAGGCGCACAACTATTAGGCAACATGTATGTTTACGCAGGAAGCGAACACAAACAGGCTGCTCAAAACCCTAAGTCAATTGATATAAACTTACTTAAATAATAAATAATGGAAGTAGTAAATGCATTAGGCAGACGTAAACGCGCTATTGCCCGCGTATTCGTAAGCGAAGGTACAGGAAAGATTACTATTAACAAGAGAGACCTTGCAACGTACTTTCCATCAACTATTCTTCAATATGTTGTAAGACAACCATTGAACAAATTAGGTGCTGCTGAGAAGTATGACATCAAAGTTAATTTGTGTGGTGGTGGTTTCACAGGACAATCACAAGCTTTGCGCTTAGCAATCTCTCGTGCTCTTGTGAAAATCAACGCTGAAGATAAAAAAGCTCTTCGTTCTGAAGGCTTCATGACACGTGATCCACGTTCTGTAGAACGTAAGAAACCGGGTCAACCAAAAGCTCGTAGAAGATTCCAGTTCAGTAAACGTTAATACTTGCTGGAGAAATCTCTGGAGTAAGCTACGTTTAGTATCTAAACTATCGGGACTCTTTAGTAGGCTACCCGACAGTTGGTTATAAAACAAAAAAGAAAGTAAACGATTAAAAAATTAAAAAATGTCAAGAACTAATTTTGATAATTTATTGGAAGCCGGTTGCCACTTCGGACACTTAAGAAGAAAGTGGAATCCTGCTATGGCTCCTTATATTTTCATGGAACGCAATGGTATCCACATCATTGACCTCCACAAAACAGTTGCAAAAGTAGAAGAAGCTGCTGAAGCTTTAAAACAAATTGCAAAATCAGGCAAGAAAGTCCTTTTTGTTGCTACTAAAAAACAAGCAAAACAAGTTGTTGCTGACAAAGCAGCTTCTGTAAATATGCCTTATGTAATCGAGCGCTGGCCAGGTGGTATGTTGACTAACTTCCCAACTATCCGTAAGGCTGTTAAGAAGATGACTACTATCGATAAGTTGACTAACGATGGTACTTATTCTAATCTTTCTAAAAGAGAAGTCCTTCAGATCTCTCGTCAACGTGCTAAGT encodes the following:
- the rpsB gene encoding 30S ribosomal protein S2 codes for the protein MSRTNFDNLLEAGCHFGHLRRKWNPAMAPYIFMERNGIHIIDLHKTVAKVEEAAEALKQIAKSGKKVLFVATKKQAKQVVADKAASVNMPYVIERWPGGMLTNFPTIRKAVKKMTTIDKLTNDGTYSNLSKREVLQISRQRAKLEKNLGSIADLTRLPSALFVIDVMKENIAVREANRLGIPVFAIVDTNSDPSDIDFVIPANDDATKSIEVILEACCTAMSEGLEERKAEKIDMEAAGEAPASKGKRKPAAKARLDKNDEEAINAAKAAAFLKDDEEA
- the rpsI gene encoding 30S ribosomal protein S9, which translates into the protein MEVVNALGRRKRAIARVFVSEGTGKITINKRDLATYFPSTILQYVVRQPLNKLGAAEKYDIKVNLCGGGFTGQSQALRLAISRALVKINAEDKKALRSEGFMTRDPRSVERKKPGQPKARRRFQFSKR
- the rplM gene encoding 50S ribosomal protein L13, yielding MDTLSYKTISANKATATKEWVVVDATDQVLGRLGAKVAKLLRGKYKPNFTPHVDCGDNVIIINADKVKLTGNKWNDRIYLSYTGYPGGQRAITPARLQARPNGDDKLLRKVVKGMLPKNKLGAQLLGNMYVYAGSEHKQAAQNPKSIDINLLK